The window acgtgcggcgggaaaataatcataataataataatgttgaccagtagagggcactgcggactgcggataaaagttgtacagcactactaggcttgttattatcacggttcatggttttaatcctgaacatgcatgagtcaaacagtagcacatcacatagtacaattcacaattttgcatgtccaaaaaggagaaggaagaagcaaagcttatttaatcctacccctcatcagtttcacatcagttgcaatacatttattcagctcttgttcttccaagtgtactttgtaggtctacatgacaatgtagtgcaatcatagccaaggtttttacttactaaaaggaagctagaggcttaataataactgatagaatatatccacgacccacagaacaaagctgtgctagtaatgtcttacgcttgtttttaatattttactttttatacggcagagtgtcattacagctttagttcatcaggaagtgacgggaagtgacggtgggcgtcccgagcaggagagctaggctcagtgcgagcagtgagtttcgagagagttgggaagtgtgtttatgttggcgtggatgtaaagtcctgcagtgttctccgctgttaataaagccattaaagtgcatcagcgacgtgagtctctccttccccacaacaagcggcattacagtattgaccagcgcacaccaggaaataaacggtgtcatttcttacaggcattggctggacagctatgtagtggggcttgtttaacctttgccttgtgggcaagcaggaaggagagacgatgctgagagatgtgtgtgttctgagctgctgtctggtggccgcgttcaataaataaagttggcagaagcaacaggagaagtttccttctttgcttcggagctgaataacactgacaagttaacagactagtagcgaacggaaaagaagacggctttgtttatgtcgaatacagaagatgaggactttgatggatttgtggatgaggattgatgaaaaataacgtgagtacattctaaaatacttcaattaagtacaaccgaactcagttttgctcccgctgccgcatgcatgctagcgtatgtttttttatttattgtagcgtcgctgggagcacgtcctgttcccagcctaatttgcggtaatgttttggttaaagttacatgtttgaccaggaaatagcaagctcaaaagaagacgtttttttatgtggaacaactgacagtttgtgtggatcttgtgaatgattgtgactgagctaggactcagtaattaaagtctacacacgacggcttcattgaaaaacaaaactttttcgtgcatgaagcttctacttgagttggtaatttggccgctatatgcggtcagatattgaccaagggagacaaaatgggtggccgctggccgcgttggacaggtgactgctatacacagggtctataacatgtaaatttgctgcggaggatttttcagtggctgctataggcaggtggccgttctataaaaggtggccgctaagacaggtttgactgtatttttgacAATGCATACAAAAAAACCCCGAGGTTCCACCACACATTGTTGTCATTTAAAACACGCACTCAGTCTGCCTTCCTGTCGCGCCGATGCAATGTCATGGAGGTTGAGGAGAAAAGACAGAAGTGGAGGATGAACAGAAGGCTGACAGCtgtgcacacactcacaccttACTGTcacaacccacacacacacacacacacacaagatttATCTACTGCTAAGCTGCCATTACAGCAGGCTAATGCTACATTTCACCACCTGTGGATCTACTTTTAGCCTtcaagcctgtgtgtgtgtgtcttgatCACTTATGTTAAATGCGCACACACATGACAAGTCTCAGTGACAGTTGCTTCATCAGAAGCTTTTGCTAATCATATAACACACGGCAGGATTCACGCACACATTCTAGCAGCATGCTCTCTCGCACACAcgtcatgtttttttcctgacttctgctgtaattacaaaaaaaaaaaacggactcATAATGTTCAGAAATCCAACACATGTTGCACGTCTCTCTAATACGGTGTGTGTGTTGCTTAGCAGAGTGCACATAGAGGACACGCTGACAGGCTgcattaggaaaaaaaagtgcccTGTTGGACAGACAAGGTGGTGTCATGTGTGTCCAAGTGTGaacatcaaatcaaatcaaacatgCCCTTTGGTTGGGGTTGCAAGGTGTGGCTTTCGGAGGTGACAAAGGGAAAacaaccaggaagtagcttCACAcaacaaattaatttaaaaaacaaacaaaaaacccagtTTGCCACAAAGCGCTGCagttcattttaaactcgtctCTGAATGAAACACACGTAGATTCAGGTTGTATGTATGAACAGTTGTGAAGTTGCAATTGACAACGTTCCACTCCAGACCTGTAGATGGCAGTAAAGTGCATTACAGAGGGGTCGACTGCTGCTAAAAACATTTCAATAATTCACTCATTCTGTGAGGGATTAGATGATATTAGGCTAGGAGAAGGCAGCGAGAGAGACTTAATTTTGGACTAGGTCAGCACAataaattaactcattcaatatcaaAAGGCGTAGTtatacgttgtttttttttttttaacccaaatgcccaatcccaacaatgtattaataaatcttgtatgttttttttgcgtAAAAGGCAAAAAGGGGTTATGACGCAACTCCGCatgaatgcatttcacttcagagcatgTGGCAGCAGTGCATTTGggaagagctcggcagggatcatgtgaacAGAGAAAAATCACacagagcgtggaggagtgtagcgtgcagaaggttacgcattggagggaaattttaacgcatgcacatgcgcgcacgcgcacacatacacacacacacacacacacacggcagttcagttccaaaagtgaaaattgtaactagttcatggtgtttgtatatttgtaaataaattgctattgtgacgtaaaacaaccccttttttgtgccgtttatgttggtatagttgtttagatatttgagttgtcacaaacgcaaaaaatatttgtgtccaagtaaaagttatgcttgaaatgcatctttcacaaaaagctgtttttcctcccttttctagtcgggaactgatattttcctgaaacttacctatgttctactactgattactaaagaacgaaaaaaggtagaaacaaacttttcctgatgaaagacggggttctaatctttctttttacAGGTTCTATGTGTctacagccatagaacacaatattctgtgtgccttgaaatatcaggcaaaatcgtctaaaatggccagtactgaaGGGATTGtctgttgaaaaatggctgggaatgAATGGGTTGATAAAAATTAAAAtcttatttctaaatgatgCTGGGTTTACAAGCTGCATCCCAAAAAAACACTCACATTTTACTCAAGGACTCATTCCTCGTTGGCATGATGGCTGACACTTCCTCCTGACGCTCCCTGTCCTGCAGTGAGCCTCGCCggccagggcgagttggctcCACTGCCCTGATTCTATCAGTCATCAGCCCACATCTTTACTTATTGAGTGAGCAATTGTGCCACGTTTTGGACTTGCTGGATTATTTTTATTCTCGCTATTTATTTCTAGGGCTGCAACTGACAATTACTTTCtcagtcaattaatctgaagcttgtttcaattaatcgaAATCGGAATCATCCCAAAGAAACGCAATCTCAATTCAAAgcaagaaagttgtgagtgacATATTTCTGGACAGCTAGAGAGAGCATGATAGAGTATTTATACTGCAGATAACCACATTAGTGTTGCTTCACTGCATGTGTCACACTGTAGCCACACGAGGACTGCAAGCCTGAGGAGCAACACAGCAAGCACCCAggaaggaacacacacacacacacacacacacacacacacacatgaagaaGAGCACCGCATTGGGAAAACCAGGAGCAAGTGGTGGATTCTTCAAGCAGGAAGCAACTCTTCTTGCTGAGGATCAAAGCAGAAGTGCTATGCAACTCAGAGTGGGAAGACGGATGTGCTCATTCATTGATTATTGATTGTTTAAATGAGGAGATGAGGAGGACAACACTGAATGCTGAGGTGTGTGGAAACGGCGTGTCAGACAAATCACTACCGGGAACATTCACCATCATCAGACAGTTCCTCCTGGACCACTACTGAAGATTAAACCTTACCTCCACCAGGAAAGTTTGGCTGTATTCATCTGTTCTTCATTCTTTATTTGACAGATAGGATGTTTCCATTAAATTTTGGCAACTAGTCTTACATTGTTAGGACCTGCAATGAAACCAAGTTGAATCCAGATCTGATCCAGATAACTTTCACATGCATTTAGCACGAGGATGCCATGTAACACGTTTCCATCTGTTAATGTTcaagccttggcggaggtctgcactatATTATGGCGCCTTGTTGTCTTTACAGTGTCATAAAGTTCATGGCGAAGCAGAGGCAGGTAGCAACAGACCTGCCCAAgtgtcttcattcattcattcattgaagtCAACACGACCAACACTTTACGCtgcaatgaagctaacatgggCACAAGAACAAGGTGCACAGACAGGCCTGCGGGACGCTGAAAGACGAATAACGAGGCGGCCAATTAGAGTAAAAAACAGCAGCTTCCAGTCATTTAGCCCTCCGTCCAGTCAGCCCACCGCACGTCTCTACATCACGACAGAACATTCATTATAAGTTGATtggaaaagtacaaaaaataaacagtctcaCCCTTTGTGTGCTTGCTGATCAGAATCCAGGGAGAGTAACAGGGACGATGTATAACCTACACCGGACCACGCCGTGTGCTAAAGTCTGCTGAACTCCACCGTCCTCCTGCCTCAAGCCGAGCCCAGCCTCTGGTCCCGGCCTATTGTTAGCTAGCCACCATGGAGCCTCCAGCAGCGCACTCCCCGCCCCCTCAGCGTCAAAGTGGCCACGCCGTTGGTCGGTCCCTCTTCTTCCTCGCTGCTGATTGGCTGCTATGGGTGTTCCTTAAACACCACGAGGTGGATGGCAGGGAGAACGggtggtgcgttcagggacaaTGGGGCATTACGGCGGCACTGAAGAGTGGCCAGCGAGCATGCGCAGGACCGACCACGCCCTCGTGACGGATGTCCACCTGACACTTTTTCATATTTCACAAGTACTTTAGTTACGTACTACAACCATAAATGTATCATAGCTCACATTCGTCATAGATTTATTATCATTAATGTCAGTGTTCCTATTATGCCATTACAGTCTTTTCAGCATTCTGCCACAGAAACTACAGTTGCTCTAAGAAGGAGGTTGCTGAGTCTTACGACCTGTAGAAAAGTTAATCGGATTTGCTTTCATTCCTCCAAACGGTGAAGTAATCAAATCCATGAGGATCTCATTTAGGTCCAGTCTAGCCGAGTCTACCCAGTCCAAGCAAGACACACTAGAATTGATGACTGGGGACACAGCGACATCTAGCGGTTACACTTGCACTGCACGTCCAAATGAGATGACGCAATGATTAGCCTAAAAGAAGGCGTGGCCAAATGCCACTGAAATGTAACACTTCATCAGTGTTAACGCATGGCTAACATTTATGGACAAAGTTCtctgtttgtttacatttatcGCCTGTGAGGGTGAGGGGGGAAGGCCACTCCTGTCTCATGTGAGCCAGGGTCGCTGCATCTCATTCGTCCCAGGCTGCACGCCTCGTTCCCCGGCCGAGAGGAGCAGCAGCCAAACAGGGCAGCGAGGAGAGGCAGCAGCAACAGCCGCGGAGAAGACGTCTTTGTGCGGAAGATGTTTGCAGACGTCGCGGTGTCCCTGGCTGTCCTGGTGGGCATGGTAGCCCTGAGTGACGTCACCCGAAGGACCATGTGCCGGATCCTCGCGGGCACGTATGTGCACGTGTACGCTGCGGAGCTCGTGTCCACCTTCCAGCTGTGCTGCTGCACGCACGAGCTCAGGCTGCTGTCCGAGATGGGCGTGGTCCCAGCAGGTGTGTCTCTGACGCTGACATACCTGGCGGCGGTGACCCACGGCCTCACCTTTAGAGGGGCCACAGGCAACCCCATTGGCACGCTTGAGCACGCGTACCGCTCCAGGATCACGGGCACGGGCGCGGTTCTGAGGATCTCGTGTCAGTTTGTTGCCGCCGGAGCGGCGCGCGCCGCGGTGCAGGTGATGTGGGGGCGGGGCTTGTCCGTCCTACACACGCGCCACACGTTGAGCGGCTTCTGGTGCGCTAGCGCCATTCGCGCGCCTCCGCACACGGCTGCGTGCGTGGAGCTCGCGTGCGCGTTCGCCGTTCAAACGGCTGTAACGCACACACGCGCCCTACAGGAGAAGTACCGCGTGCACGCTATTGCTGCAGTCATCACGTCGGTGGTCTATGCAGGTATGACGTCACTTGTTATTGTGCACTTTGCTGTGCGTCAGTTACGTCCACTGATGCTGGTAGTGCAGCTCCAAGTTGAGAGTCTGCACTCTGACACAATACATGACAGTTGCAATGACGTGGTGTGCTTGCAGGTGGCAGTGCGACAGGAGCAGTGTTCAATCCAGCCTTGGCCTTCTCCACACTCTTTAGCTGCACTGGAAGCTCTTTGCTGGAATACTGTGTAGTCTACTGGATGGGACCCCTGCTGGGTGAGACTCTCTCCTGTTTCCTCAGATAACCCCTTGTCTCCTGCTTCCGTTTAGCGTGTTTGCCGTTCTTGCAGGAATGATGTTCTCCGTGCTGCTCTTTGACAAACTGTCACGCAAAGTGTCTTCTCAGTCGCCTCTGGACACCACGAAGAGGAAGTGAGCAGCTTCTGTACACGTCTGAAGTTGGACAAGCCTACTGAGCACCATCTGACCGGAAGAGCACAAACTACAACATTTTATGTGACTTTTATTAGATTGTAACTTTAAAATAATGAGCCTCACATTagtggccacttcattaggtacccaAAGTAAAAAGGTCCCATACAAAAAGTACTAATGCACTCGTGGTGGTACAAAAGCTCACAGTagatgtgtacctaatgaagtggccagtgaCTCTAAACAATAGGATGCATGTTTGACATTCCAACACAGCTACCTTTGAACTCTGCTACCTCAGTCACATCCATATTAAAATGTTCTGATAGGTTGGTGaagttagaataaaaaaaaaagcagtcaagTAAACAAAAATCTACAAAAACTAATCTTTTATTGACAATTACGACAAAAAGGATACAACATGTTAGGTTGGTGTTAGATACAAAGACAACTTGTTTGACAGGAATGGATAATTCCAATGAcgacatgcacacatgcaagaCTACTGGGATGATTGACAGCGTCAACAGAAGTGCTGAGGGCCTTGACGAACTGCAGCTCTCATGATGACGTCCATCTGCACACATGGGAGCGGTCCATAAAAGCAGTCTTATGTGAGATATGAGACGTGACTCACCAGTGGTCCACATCGGCGTCCTCAAACTGACCCGCTTCCGCAGCGTCAGCATCCACCTCCATCCCGTCTGCACACAACATGCATTCCCGGTCAAGCCCGCAGTGACATGGTATAGTATACTGTATGAATGGATGACGGCGCCGTCCAACCTTCAAACTCGGCGTTGCTCTGCTCCGTTCGCACGCCGGCCATGTGATACTGCTGAGCCACGCTGTGGGCCAACATGCCCTCCAGTCTCTCCAGCGTGGCCTGGCCCTCCTGCGTCAGTGCCGACAGACCCTCGTCGCACGTGTAGAAGGTGGGGATGTCGGCGTGGCCATGCTCTGCCGGGACGGAGAGAAGACGAATGCTTAAGATGATGTGTTTAAATGTTGGGTTTGAGTAAAGTTGCCGCATGAGTTGCTGCATGACTTACCAGCCTCTGTGGCGAGCCCACATCGGCAACCAGAGACGCACAAGGAAAGAAACGCACGTCAAATGTTAGACCCACTCGATTGCATtttaatgtgagtgtgtgtgtgtgcgtgtgcgtgtgcgtctgACCGGCCTCCTCCACATCGTATTCTTCTCCTTCAAAGTCGTTGTCCGAGTCGTCGTCCTCTGGGTCAGGATGCAGCGCCTGACACTCGCACATGGCCGTGAACATGGTGTCCActgctcacacgcacacacacacacacacacacacacacactgagcatGTTACCCAAGTAGCATAAGAAATACATTTACGCAACATTCCAGAAAACTGGAGTTCAGTAGGAAATATCCCACTTGGTTCGATCTGAAAGTGTCGCATCACAATCAAACAAGTacgccttaggctggccacaataaaagagcATGCAATAGTCATGCTGCCTGCAGTAATATCCACCGGAGCTGTTGCCCGTGAAGTGAACGTTCGTTTCGCTACCATAAGATGTTTCTGATAagttggcagtacatccaaccggCCTCACAACCACAGACCACGTACTGTATAATCAGACCGGCCCAGGACCTCCAATacagtaaaactgcacattttggagaagccttttattgtggccagcctacaGTACGCCTGTGCAATAACCATGCTGGATTAAGTGTTCACGAACacagatttgtcaacatttGAGGGAGATACGCTTTTTGTGTacatggaaaaagttttacatctttgagttcatctcatgaaagatgggagctaaattcaaatattgttgcgcgtaaaactattaaaactaCCAACGTCCCTCGCCACGTCACGCTTCGAATCTTTCGGCTTCACGCTCAGTTTTTCAAAACATACCGATTCACaaatcatgttgtttcgtggttaactacggcctattagtcaaaaatgtgcatatttaagcaaatttgattaatttttgggctaaattagACAGCAACTTTATTGCAGACACACATGTCCATATCACTAAATATATAAAAGTacactacaaaaacacaacacaaaacacgcaTATAATCATTGCTGTTCGTAGTAATTAGAAAAAGTACAGGCATTTGTTCCAATGTTTCCAAAACAAGAGGAATGCCTTGTGTCAATTTGTAATGGCTCAATCAAGGCTATTATGATTCCATTTTTTGAATCAGCTAATCAGCTCATTTATACATAAAGTTCCTTAACACAGCATGAAAGGTGGGAACGTTGCTTGGTACAAACATATGGCTGGCATTAGTCCACCTTGGGAGGTTGAgaaaaattctaaatgcatcATTAAAtgccaaattaagcattttcatgcatagaatggctaaatgaactaaaatacaaacataaggcattcagaagatgcattcaaagacatgttgtgatgtttagtttttccacattggtcactagatgccagtaatgttacactgatgagacaccGCCGCAGGAAGTACACCAACTCGCCaaccaacaaacacaattggttccagacgaccgttcttaagtcgaattgttcttaagtaggggaaaaggtaatattatcaATGATATAGGTACAACATGcacgtgtatacatataaagtatatgcgtatgtatgtaaatatgagtttggatgtagtagtaatattaaacgaggataattaatgaaataaacaataataaaaatgatctaataatatgtaatgataaaggttatttacctttgaagaggagtggtcgagcatacgtcgtgttggtggaggaggaggagtagtaattgaaaaaaaggacaaatcgtcgtcgttgttagactcttctaacagaggtagtgttctgtgggtggtgtagaattaagcaggcctattaactcttcataaactttaatcacaagctgtgccgggttgcatcgtacagctacaacttagcttttcttcacgtCTCCTCCCCCTGGTCTTCAttgcctgttggtcccattatcAGTGTCAcggtgccctctactggtcaagcatgtgaaatatggacttaaatattaataaatatggacttataaggcaaaacatatgaaaatatagaccagtcggcttgtgtttgtatctccgaatgttcgcttttcggatgttcgtaagttggggacttagtgtactgtacagaaacaggaagtcccccccaccccccaaaaccTCTCCCAATGGCAACGTTTAGtctatattatttcttattctgtctactatattgggtgttatttcatgtctagagggctctaatgtaaaaaaataaacatatttagaaggtcataaacaggttttctatactctaactacaaaaatattccatttagaaataaggactcctacttcgcggaaattcacttgtcacggttgggtctggaacctatTAGCCAtgttaaacgagggatgactgtatgtgtactgtgtattaaTTCTTTCAGATAACCACTATAGAAATCCTAACGAGTTCTCACATGCAGCTTTGTCACCGGGCACAAATCGGATCTCGGTGATGGCTCCGTCTTCATCATCGTCACCGTCACTGCTGGCGCCATCATCTTCCTCATCAGGTGCCTTGTCTGCCATTTCTGCCTCGTTCTCCTCCTCTGGGAGGGAAGAATGAAAAGACGGACCAGTGACAATGAGGAGTTCCACATCTGTATGCAAAGGCTGCGGGCCTCACCGCGGAGTTTTCCGTTGACCATGACGTAGAGATGCTCTTGAGGGTACGCGCTGACGTCTCTGGAGATGGCGTGCAGACCGATGGTAGGGTACTCCAGACAGAAGCCTAGCCCGGCACCGTCGAACCATGACAGTCGCCTTCAGAGTCAGAAAGACACCATTTGCTTTTAGCAGTGAAGCTGAAACTTCCACTGAAGCTGAGCAATTTATTCAtacgtgtatttttttttattttactttgaaagtCACCAACTAGGAATGGGCTATATTACAAATTTTGGTattgatccgataccaagtaaacacAAGGCCAGTATTACTGATCCggagtcatttttttaaatgat is drawn from Dunckerocampus dactyliophorus isolate RoL2022-P2 chromosome 12, RoL_Ddac_1.1, whole genome shotgun sequence and contains these coding sequences:
- the clns1a gene encoding methylosome subunit pICln, with product MVLLKNFRPPTEGVRLQQADTTAVMDGNKLGCGTLYVAETRLSWFDGAGLGFCLEYPTIGLHAISRDVSAYPQEHLYVMVNGKLREEENEAEMADKAPDEEDDGASSDGDDDEDGAITEIRFVPGDKAALDTMFTAMCECQALHPDPEDDDSDNDFEGEEYDVEEAEAEHGHADIPTFYTCDEGLSALTQEGQATLERLEGMLAHSVAQQYHMAGVRTEQSNAEFEDGMEVDADAAEAGQFEDADVDHW
- the aqp11 gene encoding aquaporin-11, translating into MFADVAVSLAVLVGMVALSDVTRRTMCRILAGTYVHVYAAELVSTFQLCCCTHELRLLSEMGVVPAGVSLTLTYLAAVTHGLTFRGATGNPIGTLEHAYRSRITGTGAVLRISCQFVAAGAARAAVQVMWGRGLSVLHTRHTLSGFWCASAIRAPPHTAACVELACAFAVQTAVTHTRALQEKYRVHAIAAVITSVVYAGGSATGAVFNPALAFSTLFSCTGSSLLEYCVVYWMGPLLGMMFSVLLFDKLSRKVSSQSPLDTTKRK